A stretch of DNA from Bacteroidales bacterium:
GGTACATAATTTTTTGTAGCGGGACGACGATGCAAAAGAACGGAACGGAACGATGATACAATTAACCAGGGTCTTTCTGAAAAGCCATGGCATATCGATGACGCGGCGTTCTCCGAGGAAACGTGATAAATAGGTGGCTACCTTAAAATATCCTGTTCCGGTCGGACTTCCAATATTTAACAGTAATATAGCGGTTTTTTGATCTTCCATCAATTTCCTGTTAAAGAGGGGAATATGACTCCCTTTTTGATCAATGCCGATTTTAGGGCTTTTGCCCCGAAACGCGGATTGGAGAGGACTATCTTCTGGTACATGTTGGCAATATCACCTTCGCAATAAGCCATTGATCCCTGTGCAAATATGATAACATCGACTTTTCCGGCGATTTCTCCTGCTTTCGCAGCCATGAGTGCTTTAAATTTTTTCTGGTCGAGCCCAAATGCTCCGTCTAACAGTACTTCTGTTATCTCTATCTGTTTTCCCATTTCTCTGGAAACCCTTGTTAAGGTTCTTTTCGTGGGTGCTATGGCAGTAGGAAATGTGGCCATCACAGCGATCTTTGTTCCTTTTCTGACTGCTTCCCTGCACATCTCTTCATTGATCATAATAATAGGAACTCCCAGGTATTTTGCAGCATCCTGCATGCTGTAAGCAATATCTTCCACTGTCGAACAAATACTCAGGATCGCATCTGCGCCCGACTCTATCGCTTTCATGTATGTCCCGATCAATGTTGCTGCAGGAATAGCGGTAACATAATCTGCTTTTTTGATGTCTTCAAAAACGGACGGTACTTCATAACGCAATACTTCCACATTGGCACCCAATTGCTCTTTCACTTCACGCTCCATGTCTTCCTTCAGCTCCGGTGTCGTCACTGTATAGATCAGCGCTACTTTTACTTTTTTGTTCGGATCGGTTTGTCCATGAACTGTATTGCAGAAAAACCCGTTTAATGGTAACAATCCGATACAGGCCATTAGTACTGTTAATTGGTGTCGAAATTTTAGCTTCTTCATGATGTCTTTATTCGCATAGAATGTGGATTGCAATATTAAAGAAAAAATAGCAAACCTACATTTTGAAATCTGTATTTTGTTCGGAAAATGGAATGGTGATACAAAAAACAACAGACGAATATATAAAGCAATCATGATTTTTCGGAGATGGTTGCAAAGTATATTTTTGAAAAATTATTCGTGGAAAAACGAATAATTTTCCTTGTGTTTTGTGCGGATTATATTCGGGTCATATGCCTTGCTTCAATTCCTTATAAAACCCTTAAAAACAGAATAAATCACCCTGATATTTTACCGGATAATCCCCTGTATTAAAAAAGTTATCAACATTTGTGGTAAAAAGTGGTAGAAAGTGGTAAAAAGTAATTATTTTTACGCCGTATACTATATTTTTTGTAATGACAATATTTACAGGTGAATACGATTGTAAGGTAGATGCAAAAGGACGCATCATGCTGCCTGCCGCATTTCGCAAGCAAATGGGGGAGGTCGACCTGTATCAGTTTGTGATTAAAAAAGATATGTATGAGTCTTGTCTGGAATTGTATACTGCCGAAGAATGGGAGCGGCAAAATAAATTAATTCTGAAAAATACCAATCCGTATGACCCTGAACACCGGCAATTTATCCGCGATTTCAGGATGGGGATTGCCGAGCTGGAGTGCGATCAGACAGGAAGGATACTGGTTCCTGCCCGTTTGCTCAAACAGGCCGGTATAAGCAAAGATGCGGTATTGTCGGGTAGTATCGGTAAGATCGAAATATGGTCACCCGATCTGTACGGCAATAGTGGTGGTGATATGGAAGCTAAACGGGACCGGGCCAAACGGATCATGAGCGGTGCCACCTATAATCTGGATGATGTATGATGTATCATGTACCGGCATTATTGGAAGAAAGTATCGAGGGATTGAATATCCGTCCTGAAGGTACTTATGTCGATGTGACTTTCGGAGGTGGTGGACATTCAAAAGCCATACTGGAGAGGCTAACCTCCGGTCGCCTGGTCGCTTTGGATCAGGATTCGGATGCTTTGGCTAATCGGCCGGATGACCGGCGATTGATCCTTGAACAGGGAAATTTCAGGTTTTTGCGTAATTATCTGGCACACCACGGATACCGGAAGGTAGATGGGATCCTTGCTGATCTGGGCGTTTCGTTTCATCACTTTGATGCTGCCGAACGTGGATTTACTTTCCAGCATGATGCGCCTCTGGATATGCGGATGAACGCATCGGGAAGGATTACCGCGGGTGATGTGTTGAATCAATATCCGGAACATCAGTTGCGGATGATTTTCAGCAAATACGGGGAGGTGCCGAATGCTTCGCGTCTGGCCCGCCAGATCATATCAGCGCGCCTGTCTGGACCCATTGAACGCAACAGTGGCTTGCTGGAAGCAATCCAATCTTGCATTCCACGCGGTGCAGAAAACAAGTACCTGGCAAAAGTATTCCAATCTCTACGCATAGAGGTCAATAGGGAACTGGAAAACCTGAGGTCTCTTTTGCTTCAGAGTCTGGATCTGCTTACAGAAGGTGGGAGGATGGCTGTTATTACCTACCATTCA
This window harbors:
- a CDS encoding ferrochelatase — encoded protein: MEDQKTAILLLNIGSPTGTGYFKVATYLSRFLGERRVIDMPWLFRKTLVNCIIVPFRSFASSSRYKKLCT
- a CDS encoding aspartate/glutamate racemase family protein; the protein is MKKLKFRHQLTVLMACIGLLPLNGFFCNTVHGQTDPNKKVKVALIYTVTTPELKEDMEREVKEQLGANVEVLRYEVPSVFEDIKKADYVTAIPAATLIGTYMKAIESGADAILSICSTVEDIAYSMQDAAKYLGVPIIMINEEMCREAVRKGTKIAVMATFPTAIAPTKRTLTRVSREMGKQIEITEVLLDGAFGLDQKKFKALMAAKAGEIAGKVDVIIFAQGSMAYCEGDIANMYQKIVLSNPRFGAKALKSALIKKGVIFPSLTGN
- a CDS encoding division/cell wall cluster transcriptional repressor MraZ gives rise to the protein MTIFTGEYDCKVDAKGRIMLPAAFRKQMGEVDLYQFVIKKDMYESCLELYTAEEWERQNKLILKNTNPYDPEHRQFIRDFRMGIAELECDQTGRILVPARLLKQAGISKDAVLSGSIGKIEIWSPDLYGNSGGDMEAKRDRAKRIMSGATYNLDDV
- the rsmH gene encoding 16S rRNA (cytosine(1402)-N(4))-methyltransferase RsmH, with the protein product MMYHVPALLEESIEGLNIRPEGTYVDVTFGGGGHSKAILERLTSGRLVALDQDSDALANRPDDRRLILEQGNFRFLRNYLAHHGYRKVDGILADLGVSFHHFDAAERGFTFQHDAPLDMRMNASGRITAGDVLNQYPEHQLRMIFSKYGEVPNASRLARQIISARLSGPIERNSGLLEAIQSCIPRGAENKYLAKVFQSLRIEVNRELENLRSLLLQSLDLLTEGGRMAVITYHSLEDRLVKNFFKNGLFEGEAPKDIYGHAEVPFRPVNTKVIVPSDDEVAVNSRSRSAKLRIGERL